From the Planktothricoides raciborskii GIHE-MW2 genome, the window CGGAAGTGCGGCGAAAACGAAATCAGCAATTAGCCGACGAAGGGGCAATTTCTCAAGATAGCCTGGATGAAGCGGTGACGGAAAATCGGCGGGCTCAAGCCAATTTACAAGAAGCGCAACGCCAGTTAGAACAACTGCAAAAAAATCGGCGGGAGGAACTGACACAAGCGGAAGCGGAAGTGCAAGAGGCACAACAGGCTTTAGCTTTGCAAGAAAATGGCCCGCGTCCAGAGGAAATTGCCAGGGCCGAAGCCCAAGTGCAAGAGGCCCAACAGGCTTTAGCTTTGCAAGAAAATGGCCCGCGTCCAGAGGAAATTGCCAGGGCTGAAGCCCAAGTGCAAGAGGCCCAACAGGCTTTAGCTTTGCAAGAAAATGGCCCGCGTCCAGAGGAAATTGCCAGGGCCGAAGCCCAAGTGCAAGAGGCCCAACAAGCTTTGGCTTTGCAAGAAAATGGCCCGCGTCCCGAAACCATTACTCAAGCAGAAGCGGAGGTGAACGAAGCCCTGGGACAATTGCGCGAGGTGGAAGTTCAGCTAGAAGATACGATTATTCGGGCGCCGTTTTCTGGGCAAATTACCCAAAGATATGCCACGGAGGGCGCGTTTGTGACGCCAACGACTTCCGCTTCCAGTGCGGGTCAAGCTACTTCTACTTCTATTGTCGCTTTGGCTAGAGGATTAGAAATTTTGGGGAAAGTCCCGGAAGCGGATATTACGCAAATTCAGCCCGGTCAACGGGTGGAAATTGTGGCGGATGCTTACCCTGACCAAGTTTTTACAGGTAAAGTGCGTTTGATTGCTCCAGAAGCAATTAAAGAACAAGATGTGACTTTATTTGAAGTTCGGGTTGATATTGACTCAGGTTTCGAGGAATTGCGATCGGGAATGAATGTGGATGTGACGTTTTTAGGAGATGAATTGAAAAATGCTTTAGTCGTGCCTACGGTGGCAATTGTCACCAATAAAGGTGAAACTGGGGTGTTAGTTCCTAATGAGAAAAATGAAGCGGTCTTTCGTCCTGTCACCATTGGCCCGACGATTGGCAATGATATTCAAATTCTCAGTGGTTTGGAGTCAGGCGATCGCGTCTTTGTCGGTCTTCCCCCCGGCCAAAAATTAGAAGATATTTTGAAAAATGAGGATTAATTTTAAATGAATTTAGTAGAAACTATTGAAATGGCCGCTAAAACTTTGATGTTAAATAAACTCCGCAGCGGCTTAACTATGTTAGGCATTATTATTGGCAATGCGTCGGTGATTGCTACTATTGGCATTGGGGAAGGCGCCCAACAATTTGTCAGTCAACAAGTGCAGGGACTTGGCAATAATTTATTATTTGTGGAACCGGGCAGTCCCAAGGCGCGAAATCGCCCTGTGGTGATTCCCCAAACTTTGGTGCTAGAAGATGCAGAAGCGATCGCTTCTCAAGTGCCATCGGTGAAACAAGTTGCCCCCCAAATTAATGGCAGTCAACGAGTCACTTATCGCAGTGAAAATTTTTCTGCCCGATTAGTGGGAACTACGCCAGAATTTCTCACCGTGCGTAATTTTGATATCGCCCAAGGTCGCTTTTTTAATCACCTAGATTTACAGCGGTATCAAGCGGTGGCAGTGCTTGGTTCAGACGTAGCTAAAATATTATTTAATGAGCAAAATTCTTTGGGTCAAAGTATTAGAATTAAAAACCGTTCTTTTGCGGTGATTGGGGTGATGCAATCCAAAGGAGCCACTTTTACCAGCAATCAAGATGAAACGGTGTTTTTACCTTTG encodes:
- a CDS encoding efflux RND transporter periplasmic adaptor subunit, with protein sequence MGRRKPKTDPIAELTVAVEFQNRTVRIQASGTVQPIQSVNLSPKNAGRLEQLRVEQGDRVEAGEIVAIMESKDTSARLVQARARLNRAEARLRELENGNRGEDIAQARARLAQAEASLSELQAGSRGEDIAQARARLAQAQESLAELRAGNRGENIAQARARLAQAQASLAELRAGNRRENIAQARARLAQAQARLTRVKAGSRFEEIAQAEARVVDAQARVELTEVRRKRNQQLADEGAISQDSLDEAVTENRRAQANLQEAQRQLEQLQKNRREELTQAEAEVQEAQQALALQENGPRPEEIARAEAQVQEAQQALALQENGPRPEEIARAEAQVQEAQQALALQENGPRPEEIARAEAQVQEAQQALALQENGPRPETITQAEAEVNEALGQLREVEVQLEDTIIRAPFSGQITQRYATEGAFVTPTTSASSAGQATSTSIVALARGLEILGKVPEADITQIQPGQRVEIVADAYPDQVFTGKVRLIAPEAIKEQDVTLFEVRVDIDSGFEELRSGMNVDVTFLGDELKNALVVPTVAIVTNKGETGVLVPNEKNEAVFRPVTIGPTIGNDIQILSGLESGDRVFVGLPPGQKLEDILKNED
- a CDS encoding ABC transporter permease translates to MNLVETIEMAAKTLMLNKLRSGLTMLGIIIGNASVIATIGIGEGAQQFVSQQVQGLGNNLLFVEPGSPKARNRPVVIPQTLVLEDAEAIASQVPSVKQVAPQINGSQRVTYRSENFSARLVGTTPEFLTVRNFDIAQGRFFNHLDLQRYQAVAVLGSDVAKILFNEQNSLGQSIRIKNRSFAVIGVMQSKGATFTSNQDETVFLPLTTMAQQISGSSSIYGTKISFISISVHRLEDLSKAQFQIENLLRLRHKIVDEDDFFVRNQQELENITGAVTGALTMVLGLVASISLLVGGIGIMNIMLVAVRERTQEIGLRKAIGASQKDILFQFTAEAIILSLSGGLIGIAIGVGLILIISLLSPFEAGFSLIAITVSTAISGAIGLFFGIVPAQQAAKLDPIVALRATD